Within Flavobacterium pisciphilum, the genomic segment TCTGTATAACACTCCTTTCTCTTCAAACTTTTTTCGTAAAGATGTACTTATATGATTCAAAACCTGTCTATTATCTGCTATTGGAGTTTCTCCTCTATATTCTGCAGCCGTAATACAGCAAAACACAATGCGATGTGGTGGATGTGCTGCATATGAGTTTTCACTATGCATATTAATTATCTCATCTTCAGGATATGTAGTAGACACATACACGTTTTCTACCAATTCAAACCTTGGCGAAGACCTGAACTTATATTCTAAAAGTTCTTTAGGAAATATGGACATCAGATCCTGAAATTTTTCTACCGAATTGATATTAAAATCTCTGAAAAGAATGGCTCCGTATTCTGAAAGATCTTTTTCGAATTTTTCATTGTTTTCAACAAACCAATTTTTCAAATTGTATCCGGAATGGATTGGAGTGATAACCAATGGAAAACTTTTTCCTTCGAAAAAAGAAGTTTTTACATTTTCTTCGAGGTTGATTTTTTTAGCAGATTGATTCTTTAATGTACTAATTCTACTCATCATGATTGCATTTTTAAAAAGTCAGACATTCTGTTTGTATTTCTTTTTTTAATTTCTTTTTTTGATTCTAAGAACTCTTTCAATTGAATTTGAGGATTTGCAAGGGCAGTTTTCAATATCTTTTCGAAGTCCTGAAAAATTCTTTCTATTTCAAATACTTCAAAAAGATCTGTATTATATTCAATAGCCAGCCTTA encodes:
- a CDS encoding TauD/TfdA family dioxygenase — protein: MMSRISTLKNQSAKKINLEENVKTSFFEGKSFPLVITPIHSGYNLKNWFVENNEKFEKDLSEYGAILFRDFNINSVEKFQDLMSIFPKELLEYKFRSSPRFELVENVYVSTTYPEDEIINMHSENSYAAHPPHRIVFCCITAAEYRGETPIADNRQVLNHISTSLRKKFEEKGVLYRRNLNGILGLAWKEVFQTSDKSQVEEECRSNGIDFQWVNEDELVLKWRKDAIWEHPVTKEFTWFNHCLFFNKYMLDDAFLKSISSDDELPNNTFFGDGSEISKEEIEELRLAYKKATIEFEWISGDVLFLDNFLISHGRNPYKGARKIIVSIS